In Akkermansiaceae bacterium, the following are encoded in one genomic region:
- a CDS encoding polymer-forming cytoskeletal protein — protein sequence MLSSDVEIKGSIKFSNDLVVDGKIEGQIESDGSLTVGENARIKAEIKTRSVIIYGKVHGNIEVTDKVELKANAELVGDIKAASLSIEPGAVFVGKSTVGTPSLKPQQTPGGNQGPSNQPNQPNKGNPQSGGQQGGSKLANAS from the coding sequence GTGCTCAGCTCTGATGTGGAAATCAAAGGTAGTATCAAATTTTCCAATGATCTTGTGGTAGACGGCAAGATTGAAGGCCAGATTGAGTCCGATGGCTCACTCACTGTCGGCGAAAACGCCCGTATCAAGGCCGAGATCAAAACCCGCTCCGTCATCATCTACGGTAAAGTCCACGGCAACATTGAAGTCACCGACAAGGTAGAACTCAAAGCGAACGCCGAACTGGTAGGCGACATCAAAGCCGCGTCCCTCTCGATCGAGCCTGGTGCCGTCTTTGTCGGTAAGTCCACCGTTGGCACCCCCTCTTTGAAACCACAGCAAACCCCGGGAGGCAACCAAGGACCATCCAACCAGCCCAACCAACCGAATAAGGGAAACCCACAAAGTGGCGGACAGCAGGGCGGCTCCAAGTTAGCAAACGCCTCCTAA